The stretch of DNA CGAATCGGTGAGAACACGCCGTAGCCGGGGTGGATGCGCGCGCCGAGGGCGGGAATCTCGACGCCCTTCTTCTGCCACTCGTGGGCGCCGATCGCGCCCAGCAGATCGCGCAGGCTGGCGACGGAGGGCTGATCCGTCGACCCGAACGCCTCCCGCACGGCCTCCCGCACGTCGGGGGCGCGGCGCAGCGGAACGTTCTGGTCGGCGTCGAATGGAACCAGCAGCATCCCGAGGATGCCCGCCCGCCGCGACTGCGTCTGCCGGTGCAGGTGGAACGCCGTCGCCGGGTCGGTGGACGTCTTGCGGGCCTTGCGGTCGGTGCGGGCGGCGACGGCCGTGCCGAGCTGGCGGGCGTTGTGGAAGTCACCGCGCCACAGCAGCGCCGTCCCCTCGCAGGCCAGGCGGTACGCCTCGTCGGCGGTCATCGAGTCGTCGGCCACCCGGACCTTCTTCGGGGGCGTCGCCCCGCTGGTCGACCGCCACACCGCCGAACGCTCGATGCCGTCCTCGGTCCAGCGGACGAACTCGGTTTCCATCGCACCACCATAGGCCTACGGCCCGTGCGCCTTTTCGGTAGCTGCAACTACCAGAAAGGCGCACGGGCGGCGGAGCCGCCTCTAGCGGAGGGTGAGCACACTCTTCCCGACGGTTCGGCGGCGTTCGAGGTCGAGCAGGGCCTCGGCCGCCGCCTCGAACGGGTAGCGCGTCGGCTCCGGTACCGTCAACGCGCCCGACGCCAGGAGCGGAAACAATTCGTCCCACTGCGACGACAGTCGTCCGGGCACTTCGGCCCACCACGAGCCCCACGCGACTCCGACTGCGGACGCGTTCTTCAGCAGCAGTCGGTTCACTTTCACGGAGGGGATGTCCCGGCCCGTGAAACCCATCACGAGAATCCTGCCGCCCGTCGCGAGGGACCGGATGCTGTCGGTGAAGCGATCTCCGCCGACCGGGTCGACCACGACATCCACCCCGCGGCCGCCGGTGATCCCGAGGACGTCGTCGCGCCAGTTCCGGGTGGACACGACGTCGGAGGCGCCGAGACTGCGCGCGTACTCCGCCTTCTCCTCGCTGCTGACGACAGCGATGGTTCGCGACGCACCGAGGTGAGGTGCCAGGGTGGTCGCGGCGGTGCCGATGCCTCCCGCCGCGCCGTGAACGAGTACCGACTCCCCCTCCTCGAGGCGCCCACGACGGACCAGTGCGAAATGCACGGTGAGGAAGTTGAACAACAGGGCGGCGCCGACGGACATCGAAATCGTTTCCGGGAGAGGGAAAGTCGCCTCCGACGACAGCGCGACCACGTCGGCCATCGCGCCACCCACACCGGTCAATCCGACGACTCGGTCACCCGGCGAGAATCTGCTGCCATCGGGGGCCGACCTCACGATCCCGGCGACCTCGCCGCCGGGAACGAAGGGCAGGTCGGGCTTGTACTGGTACCGGCCCTGGGTGAGAAGCAGATCCGGGAACGACACCCCGACCGCGTGAACGTCGACCAGGACGGAGGAATCGTCCGCGACGGGTTCGTCGACCTCGACCGCGCCGAGTGCCCGCGGACCGTCGAGCTCGGTGACCATCAGCGCGCGCATGCGGTTGCCGCTGTTCATGTGGTGGGGAGGTCGCGGACCGCTGCCCGGCGTAGCTTGCCGACTTCGGTGCGTGGGAGGTCGGGCAGGAAGTCGACGACCTTGGGCGCCGCGTAGGGCCCCACGCGCTGCGCGACGAGTTGCTTCAGTTGTGTCACGAGGTCGCTGTTGTCACCCGAGTCGTCCACGCGGACAACGACCGCCCGGACCACTCCGCCGCGGCCTGGATCTTCGTATGCGACTGCCGCGGCATCGGCGACCGCCGGGTGCTGCAGCAGCGCGTTCTCGACCTCCACCGGGCTGATGTTGTGCCCCGACGCGATGATCATGTCGTCGTCCCGGCCCAGTATCTGCCACCGTCCGTCGGCGTCCGTGACGGCGCGGTCCTCGGTGAGGAACACGTCACCGCGCCAGCGGTGAGCCCACAGCTCGGGTGCGTTCTCGTAGCCGCTGGACATCTGGTGGCGGGGCTGCCGTACCGCGATCAATCCCGGACTGCCCTCGGCCACCGGTTGTCCGTCCCGGTCGGCAAGGAAGGTGTCGAAACCCGGAATCGTGCCGGACATCCAGCCCGGACCGGACCGCGTTTCGGTGCCCTGGGTGTCGCCGAGCAGCATACCGACCTCGGACAGCCCGTACCCGTTGCGCACGGCGGGTGCACCGGTCTCGGCCCACGCTGCGGCGACCGCTGCGGTCAGCGGTTCGCCCGCAGCGGCGACGGTGCGGAGCGACGGCGGCACCCCTTCCTGCGCGAACGTCGCCGTCAGTCGCCGCAATGCGGCAGGCGCGGTGGTGAGGATCGTCGCCCTCTCCTCCCGGATGACGCGATGCCAGGCCTCCGGGACGAACTTCCCCGAGTACATGACCCGCGGCACGCCCAGCGCCATGACGGCGGCGCCCGTGCTCAAGAGCCCGAACGCCCACGCCGGGTCCGAGGTGGAGAAGACGACGCTGTCGCGGGTCGCCCCGAGAACGGTCTTCGCGTAGGGCATGACCGAGACGAACGAGGCGTGGGTCATGGTGCACGCCTTCGGTGTTCCGGACGTTCCGCTGGTGAACAGCAGGGTCGCGGTGTCTCCCAGCGCGGTTGTCTCGAACGGTCCGTCGGCGGCTGCCCGATCGACCTCGGTCCAGAACGACTTGTCTCCCCCGCCGGCAGCACCGTCGCCGACGACGAACACGGCCGGATCGAGTCCGTAGGTCGCCTGCGCCTCCGCGAGGGCCGGCCGGTACCGCCGATCGACGACGATAGCGCGGACTCCCGCCGCGTCGAGGCGCAGACCGATCGCGTCCGGAGCGAAGCCGCCGAACAACGGCACGTACACCAGCCCGGATCGCCACACCGCCAGCGCGGTGATCCAACTCTCGACCTGTCGGGACAGCAGCCCGCCGACTCGGTCTCCCCGCTTCAGCCCCGCTCGGGCGAATACCCGTGCCGCTTTGGCGGCGAGCCGGTCGAGTTCGTGGTATGTCCAGCGGTCGGCCGACCCGTCTTCGTGCCGGACGGTCAGCGCCACTCGACTCGGGTCGGCGGCGTAGCGGGTGCAGATCTCGTGGGCGGTGTTGAAGTCGCCGCCGAACGGGTCGCGGTCGAGCAGCGACTCGATGTCCTGCCAGGCAGCGGCGATTGCGGGCGACGCGGGTCTGTCGAGAGACATCAGTGGTTCACCTTTGCGGTTTTCGTCAGGGTCAGAACGAGGACGGTGATGGCGCACGCCGCGGCGATGTATGCGGCCAGGGCCCACGAACCGTCCGTCTCGGCCGCGATCGCCACCGCGATGAACGGTGCCGGAGCGCTGAACACGACACCGCCGAACTGATACGCGACGGACGCGCCCGTGTACCGGACTTCGGGAGGGAACAGAGCGGTGACATATCCTGCCACCGCGGAGTAGGTGACCGCGTGGCCGATGGTGATGATCAGAATCATCGCCACTAGCACCGCAGCACCCGCGCCGGTGGACAGTAACCAGAAGAACGGGTACGCGATCGCGGCCATGTAGAGGGACCCGTAGATCAACATCTTCCGGGCTCCGATCCGGTCCGCGATCATCGACGCGTAGGGCACGGACACGATGTCGAGGACGCACGCGACGAGGATGCTGAGCAGAATCGTCTGCCGGGAGATACCGAGTTCCTTCGGACCATAGGACAGCACGAAAACGGTGACGAGGTAGAAGGGCACGAGCGACGCGGCCTGGGTCAGAATCCCCACACCCAGTGCACGCTTCTCACCCCGCAGTACCGCGAGGATCGGAAAGTCGGCAATCTTCTTGTCGCGCTTGACGTTCTCGAATTCCGGCGATTCGACGACCTTCAGCCGCACGTACATGCCGACCGCGACCAGCCCCGCGCTGGCCAGGAAAGGAAGCCGCCAACCCCACGCCTGCACCTGATCCTCCGGAAGCTGCTCGACCAGGAGAAACGCGAGCGTGGCGAGCACGAGTCCAGCGGGAACGCCGGCTTGCGGCCAGCTGCCGTAGAAAGCGCGTTTCTCGCGCGGTGCATGTTCGACCGCCATCAGTACCGCGCCGCCCCATTCTCCGCCGACCGCGAAGCCCTGCGCAAGGCGCGCGAGAACGAGGAGCACGGGCGCCGCGAGACCGATCACTCCGTAGGTGGGGATCAGGCCGATGGCGACCGTCGACGAACCCATCAGCACCAGGGAGAACACCAGCATCTTCTTGCGGCCGATCCGGTCTCCGAAGTGCCCGAAGACGATGGCGCCCGCGGGACGGGATACAAACGCGACACCGAACGTCGCGAACGCGGCGAGTGTTCCCGACAGCGGACTGAGCGATGGGAAGAACGCCTTCCCGAATATCAGGGCGGCCGCGGTCCCGAAGATGAAGAAGTCGTACCACTCGATCGCGGTTCCGACGAAGGACGCGAACGCGACCTTACGGGGTTCTACCCGGGTGACCTCCAGGTCGTCGATGACTTTCATTCGAATCTCCCATCGCTGCTGATGTGGGGCGGTGTGGTTGCCGTGTCGACCCGGCGCCGACGCGGTTCTGATCGAGCGGTCGGGCCTCGCCGGAGTTCGTCGAGCGGATCTCGTGTCCGCGACGGCGCCCCCGTGTGGCCGCAGTCACAGGTTTAGCACAGCCGCGATGCCGACCGCAAGAATTTTTGTACCGATCGATCCACGCCGCAATCGACGCCAGCGAACGGGTGGTGAGCCGTTTTACACTGCGTTTTTCAATAGCCCTGGACTATTTTTGGATCGATCAGTACATTTCTGAACATGAACGAGAACGACAACGAGGATCTCCGCGTCGCACTGGTGTCCGGCGGCTCCCGCGGCATCGGGGCCGCCGTCACCATCGGTCTGACCGAGCGCGGCTGCCGGGTCGGGTGCACGTACCGAACCGGTCGTGACGAGGCCGAGAAGCTCACCGCGGACGCCCCGGAACAGGTGCTCCCGATCCACTTCGACCTGCACGACGACACAACAGCGGCCTCTGCAGTGGAGCGCGTCGTCTCCCACTGGGGACGCCTCGATTCACTGATCCTGAACGCGGGTCAGTGGTCGGGCGGGCGGCTCGCCGAGACGAAACCCGCCGCCTGGTGGAGCGTGATCGAGACGAACCTCCGCGGCACCGTCGCCCTCGCCCGGGCCGCGCTACCCCACCTCGCGAATGGCACGTCACCGAGCATCGTCCTGGTGTCGTCGGTCGTCGGCGTGATCGGGCACCCCGGAGACACCGCCTACGCGAGCGCGAAATCGGCGATGGTCGGCTTCGGCCGGTCGCTCGCGAAGGAGGTCGCCCGTGACGGCATTCGGGTCAACATCCTGGCCCCCGGCTTCGTCGCCACCGACATGACCGACGCCGTGCCTGCATCCGCGCGCAGACGCATCGAACAGGACACCGTCCTGGGCCGATTCGGCACCGTCGACGAAATCGCCAAAGCCGCAGTCTTCCTCAGCGAAGACGCCACTTTCTGCACCGGTTCCGTTCTCACCGTCGACGGAGGCTGGGCACTGTGACACACCACGACTGCGACGACCCACAACGAAGGGAAGCAACACCATGACCGCGACACTTACGCATTCGGTCGGCATTACGGAGTCGGAGTACCTGGCTCTCCGGGACCGTATTTTCGAGGCGATCTGGTCCGAACTCGACCCGTTGGAACGGCGGATCGAGGACGAGGAGCAGGTTCCGCACGACATCGTCATGCCGATCCTCACCCGGATCGGCGCACTCGGCCTGCTCGTTCCCCGCGAGTACGGCGGCAGCGGACTCTCGATCGCCCAGTACCTGCCGATCATCGCCGAGTTCGCCAAGGTGCAGGGCGGTCTCCGGGTAATCGTGCACGTGCACAACTCCTTCGCCCACGCGCTGTCCGAAATCGGGAACGAGCAGCAGAGGGCGGCGGTCCTTCCGGGCGCGGCGACGGGCCGGGACTCGGTCGCGTTCGCGCTCACGGAGCCGGGATTCGGGACCGGAGCCGACCTCGGGTCGACCGCGGTGCGGAACGGTGACGAGTACGTCATCACCGGCGAGAAGTGGTTGATCACCAACTCGGACATCGCGTCTCACTTCATCGTGTTCGCGAAGACGACCGACAGCGAGGTCTCGGCCTTCCTCGTTCCCCGTAACACCGAAGGCCTGTCGATCGCGGCACTACCCGAGACGATGGGGTGCAAGGGCACCGAGCACGGACGCGTCACCCTCGATTCCGTCCGGGTTCCCGCCACCGCACTCGTCGGCGCCGAGGGGCAGGGAAACGAGCACCTCGAACGCGCGCTGGAGATCAGCCGGGTCTTCATCGCGGCGAGTTCGCTCGGCACCTCCGAGCGCGCCCTCGAACTGTCGATCGCGCACGCGAAGAGCCGCGTCACGTTCGGCAAGCCGATCGGCACGCGGCAGGCGATCCAGCGCTACCTGGCAGAGATGGCCACCGACGTCTACGCCCTGCGCGGCATCCTGGCGGATGCAGCGAGGAAGTGGGATGCGGGCGAACGGATTCCGGCCGAGGCCAGTATGTGCAAGCTGTTCGGTCTCGAAGCCGTCGGCCGGGTGACCGACCGGGCCCTGCTGGTCCACGGCGGTATCGGCTACACGCGCGCGCATCCGATCGAGCGCCTCTACAGGGATGCCCGCCTCAACTGGCTGGAGGAGGGCACTCCGACGATCCAGTACCTGGTGGCGGCGAGTCAACTGCTCGACGGGTACGCGTACTCCGACGCATTCGAGAGTTCGCCTCGACCCTGACGCTCCGCCATCGGCCGACCTGCAGTCGGGCCTCGGCTGCAGGTCGTCACCCGCCCGTTCGAAGATCACAATGACGAACGCAGATCCCACCGTCCTCGTGCACGTCGCACGCACCGGGATCGCGGGCCCGGCCACGCCGAACCCGTGATCTGGGCCGTCTAGACTCACACCTTCAACCGCCAGGAGACAGAGGGGCCCTTCGATGAGCGACAAGTACGACGCCAACCGGGACCGGGTCCTGCAGGTGGCCGCCGAACTGTTCGCGAAGTCGGGGTATCACGGCACCGGGATCGCCGACCTGGGCACGGCGGTCGGGCTCGGCCGCGGGGCTCTGTACCACTACATCGGCAGCAAGGAAGCTATCCTCTACGAGATCAGCAGCAGGCAACTCGCCCAGATGAACACGGTCGCCGACGAACTCGCGCTGTCCGAGGCCGATCCGGAGAAACGACTGCGCGGCCTCGCCCGGGCCCTGATGCGGAACATCGCCGAACACCGCGCGGAGTGGACCGTCTTCTTCCGCGAGTACCACGCCCTGACAGACGAGCGTCGTGACCGCATCATCGCCGAACGTGAACGCTACGAATCCCATTGGCGGAATGCGTTGGAACAGGGCATTCGCGACGGGGATTTCCGCGTTCTCCCGCGGTTGATGGTGAAGGGCCTGCTGGGCATGTTCAACTACAGCTACCTGTGGATCACACCCGGCGGCGCGGAGACGCCCGAGGAGATCGCAGACGAGTTCCTCGACGCGGTCATCATCGGGATGCGAGCGTGAGGCGCTCCGTCACCCGTGCGTGGTTGAGGTGTCTCGGCACTCGTTCGCCACGCACGGGCGGCGGAGCCGCCGGCATCCGGTGACGACGGTCGACGCGTGTTGCATCGGCCCTTCACGAGAAGCGGGCAGAACGGGCGCCTGCGCGCGAATGACGAGGCCGGTCACCTTGTGAGAAAACGCGGACTCGACCTCGTCCACACCCATCCTCACTGGGAAATTTCAAGCCAGAGAAAGGCCACAACGGATGTCCCATCAACACGGAGTTCACGCAGTCGAAAATTTCTGGGCCCGGGTGTGGCAGTCACCCCAGGACCCCCACGCGATCGACGAGCTCGTGGTCGAAAACTTCGTCATCGTCACCGGCGGAGAGACGATCCGCGGCCGGGCCGACTTCAAGGAGTGGGTGCTGAGGTTCCAGTCGACTGTGGAGGATCTCGAGTTCATCCCTGTCGAAACGTTCCAGAACGAGGACGGTTCCCGCGTCGCGTCGCTGTGGGAAATGACCGGCCGCAATCGCGGATTCATGGGCACCGAACCCGACGGGCAACCCATCCATCTCACGGGCACCGCGGTGTGGAACGTCCGCGCCGACGGGATGCTCGAATCCAACCGCGTCGAGCGCAATGCCTGGGAGCTGCACCGGCGGCTGACGGCATAGGCCTACGGCCCGTGCGCCTTTTCGGTAGCTGCAACTACCAAAAAGGCGCACGGGTGGCGGAGCCGCCTCTACCGGGCTCCGGCGATGCGGGCCTCGGCGACGGCGTCGGCTGCGGCGCCGGCGAGGATGCCGTCCCGCTTCGCGATGTCGAGGATCTGCACGACGGTGGCGAAGATCTTCTCGACCTGCGCGCGGACGTCGTCGGCGGACGTGCCGAGCCGTTCGCCGGCGACCTGGATGAGTCCGCCGCCGTTGGCGACGTAGTCCGGGACCCAGGTGATGCCGCGGTCGTCGAGGTCGTGTTCGACGATCGGGTGGGCGAGCTGGTTGTTCGCGGCCCCGCAGATCACCTGGGCGGTGATCGCGGCGACGGACTCGTCGGTGAGGGTGGCGCCCATCGCGCAGGGTGCGTAGACGTCGAGTTCCTGGTCGATGACGCTGGACGCGATCTTCACGTCTGGGAAGTCAGAAGCCACGCGGTCGAGTGCGGCTACGTTGACGTCGGTGGCGACCACCGAGGCGCCGTCGGCGAGCAGCAGCTTGATCAGCTGGTAGCCGACCTTCCCGACACCTTCGACGCCGACGACGCGGCCGGCGAGGCTCGGGGTGCCCCACTTCTGCTGGGCGCCGGCGCGCATGCCCTGGAAGACGCCGAGGGCGGTCATCGGGGCGCTGTCGCCGGATCCGCCGGCGGCGGTGTTGCGTCCGACGACGTGGTCGGTGGCGCGGCCCATAACATCGAGGTCGTCGGAGTTGGTGCCCACGTCGCCGGCGGTGATGTAGCGACCGCCGAGGGTCTGCACGAAGCGGGCGTACGCCTCGAGCAGCGCCTCCGACTTGGCGGTGGCGGGGTCGCCGATGATGACGGCCTTGCCGCCGCCGAGGTCGACTCCGGCGATCGCCGACTTGTACGTCATGCCCCGCGACAGCCGCAGGACGTCCTTGAGGGCGGCGGCCTCGTCGGCGTACGGGTAGAAACGGGTGCCGCCGAGCGCCGGCCCGAGGGTGGTGTCGTGGATCGCGACGATCGCCTTGAGTCCGGTGGCGGGGTCCTGGAAGAACGTCACCTGTTCGTGCGCGGTGTCGGTGGGGAAATCGGTCCGTTCGAACACTCCGGCGTTCTGGAGCGGTGCGGTGTCGTGACGTTCCGCGGTGAGAGTCATGTCTTCTCAGGACCTTTCCGAAGGGGTGGCAATCGTGATGGTGGAGGTGTCGACGCCGAGTTCGGCGAGACGCTGGAGGTAGACGGTGACATTGCGCAGCTTGACGTCCTCGTAGCCCCGGACGAGGTCGGGTGTCGCGGCGATCAGCGTGGCGGTGTCGTAGGTGTCGGCGGTGAGGTCGGCGATCAGGCCGGCGACCGTGGTTTCGTAGTGCGCGAGCAGTTGACGCTCGAGCCGACGGACCTTGGCGTAGCCGAACGGGTCGAACGCGGTGCCGCGCAGGAACTTCGCCTTGGCGAGGGTCTTGAGCGCCACGTGCGAGCGGGGGCCGAATCCGATCTTGGACTTGCGGCCCATCGCCTTGAGAACGGGCGGGTGCAGCTTGTAGGTGAGCTTGCCCGCGCCGGGGACCTCGCCGGCCGCGGCGTCGAGGAAGGCCTGGTCGGTGAGCATCCGGGCCACTTCGTACTCGTCCTTGTAGGCGGTGAGCTTGTGCAGCCCGGCGGCAACGGCCTCGCTGAACTCGGTCCGGTCGCCCAGTGCGCGCTCGGCGTCCCATGCCTGCTGTACCAGGGCGATGTAGCGGGCGGCGACGCGGTCACCCTGGAAGGCGACGAGGTTCGCGGCCCGGCGTTCGGTGAGCTCCCGCGTCGCGCCACCCACGGTGGACCCGGCGAACAGGTGCGCCGGGACGACGGTGTCGCTGCGCTGCGGCACGGCGGCCGAGCTGGTGGCGGCGAGGAAGGCCTCCCGGTCGGCGACGGCGACGCGTCCCCAGTGGAATGCGGCCTTGTTGGACTCGACCGCGACCCCGTTGATCTCGAGGGCCTCCTCGATGAACCGGGCGGGGACGGGCAGCCCACCGGCCTGGTAGGCGGCGCCGACCAGCAGGAAGTTGGCGGCCGCGGTGCTGCCGAACAGTGCGGTCGCGGCGGCGAGACCGTCGATCGCAGTCAGTTCGCGGGCCGAGACGTCGAGACGCTCGAGCAGCTTGTCCTCGTCCGGGTAGCGGACGGCGGGGTCGTAGACCATGTCGCCGGTCGGGGTCTGGCTCGTCGACGCGACCGTGATGGTGCGGTCGGAGCTGCCGAACCCGGCGTACTTGGCGTCGGCCGCGGTCAGCAGGTCGAACGCGAGGACGCAGTCGGCGGTGGCGGGGCTGATCCGGTTGGACGGCGCCGAGCTTCCCGACCGCGTGTTCTGATCGCTGAGGCGCAGGTGTGAGGTGACGGGCCCGGCCTTCTGGCTGAGACCGGTCTGGTCGAGTCCCTCGACGTGCAGCCCGGCGCGCAGCGCGGCCATGCCGAGCACCTGGTTGACGGTGACGATGCCGGTACCACCGACGCCGGCCATGAACAGGTTGTGCGTTCCGGTCCACACGGCGGGATCGGGGTCGCCGACCTCCGGCGGAACCGGGATACCGCGCAACGTCTTCGGTGCGCCTTCCTCGGGCAGCTCGACCGTCACGAACGACGGGCAGTCGCCCTCGAGGCAGGAGTAGTCGGTGTTGCAGCTGGTCTGGTCGATCTTGGTCTTGCGGCCGAATTCGGTGTCGACGGGCTGCACGGACAGGCAGTTGGACTTGACGCCGCAGTCGCCGCAGCCCTCGCAGACGGCCTCGTTGATGACGACGCGGGTGCGGCGGGCGGGCAGCTTGCCGCGCTTGCGCTTGCGGCGGGCCTCGGCGGCGCACTGCTGGTCGAAGATCAGCACGGTGACGCCCTCGATGTCGCGCAGGACCCGCTGCGCCTCGTCGAGGCGGGTGCGGTCCCACAGCAGGGTGTTGGCGGCGAAGTGGGCGCCCTTGTGCCGCTTGGGATCCTCGGCGCAGACGATGATCTGCTTGACGCCCTCGGACGCCAGCTTGTGGGTCAGCTGCGGCACGGTCAGCCCTGCCTCGGCGTCCTGCGCACCGGTCATCGCGACGGCGGAGTTGTAGAGCACCTTGTACGTGATGTTGACGCCGGCGGCGACGCAGGCCTGCACGGCGAGCTGGCCGGAGTGGAAGTAGGTGCCGTCGCCGACGTTCTGGAACATGTGCTTGACGTCGCTGAACGGGGCCTGCCCGATCCACTGCGCGCCCTCGCCGCCCATCTGGGTGAGCATGGTGACGGCACTGTCGGTGCGGCCGGACATCGTGACGAGGGTGTGGCAGCCGATGCCGCCGCCCGCGATCGATCCCTCGGGCACCGCGGTGGAGCGGTTGTGCGGGCAGCCGGAGCAGAAGTACGGGGTGCGCGACGTCGGGAGGACGGTCAGCTCGAGGCGCGGCGGCGGGGCCGGCGTCAGCGCGACCCGGTCCTTGAGGACGCGGCGCAGCGGTCCGGTGAGGCGGGCGGCGGTCAGTTCACCGTCGACGGGGATCAGGTTCTTGCCCTGCGCGTTCTTCTTCCCCAGCACGGCGGGTGCGCTGGCGCCTCCGTAGAGAATGTCCTTCAGCTGCGACTCGACGAACGGCATCTTCTCCTCGACGACGAGGAGCTGCTCGACGCCGTCGGCGAGTTCGCGGACCTTGTCGGCGCCCAGCGGGTAGGGCATTCCGACGCGGAGGATGCGGATGCCGGCGTCCTCGAGCTGGGAGTCGCCGAGCCCGAGGTCGAGCAGGGCCTGGCGCAGCGAGTCGTAGGCGGTGCCGACGGCGGCGATGCCCAGCCACGCGTTGCGCGGGTTCACCTCGATCTTGTCGATCTCGTTGGCGGCGTTGAACGCCTCGACCATCGCCCAGCGCGGCCCGTACAGGTCGGCCTCGGCGTAGACGCTGTCGGGCGGCGACGCGAGCACGCGCTGCCGGTACGACCACGGCTTGCCGTTCCACTCGATCTCGGGGAGCACGATGTCGAGGTCGGCGAAGTCGCGGTCGAGGGTCC from Rhodococcus opacus B4 encodes:
- a CDS encoding NADPH:quinone oxidoreductase family protein, whose translation is MRALMVTELDGPRALGAVEVDEPVADDSSVLVDVHAVGVSFPDLLLTQGRYQYKPDLPFVPGGEVAGIVRSAPDGSRFSPGDRVVGLTGVGGAMADVVALSSEATFPLPETISMSVGAALLFNFLTVHFALVRRGRLEEGESVLVHGAAGGIGTAATTLAPHLGASRTIAVVSSEEKAEYARSLGASDVVSTRNWRDDVLGITGGRGVDVVVDPVGGDRFTDSIRSLATGGRILVMGFTGRDIPSVKVNRLLLKNASAVGVAWGSWWAEVPGRLSSQWDELFPLLASGALTVPEPTRYPFEAAAEALLDLERRRTVGKSVLTLR
- a CDS encoding AMP-binding protein, translated to MSLDRPASPAIAAAWQDIESLLDRDPFGGDFNTAHEICTRYAADPSRVALTVRHEDGSADRWTYHELDRLAAKAARVFARAGLKRGDRVGGLLSRQVESWITALAVWRSGLVYVPLFGGFAPDAIGLRLDAAGVRAIVVDRRYRPALAEAQATYGLDPAVFVVGDGAAGGGDKSFWTEVDRAAADGPFETTALGDTATLLFTSGTSGTPKACTMTHASFVSVMPYAKTVLGATRDSVVFSTSDPAWAFGLLSTGAAVMALGVPRVMYSGKFVPEAWHRVIREERATILTTAPAALRRLTATFAQEGVPPSLRTVAAAGEPLTAAVAAAWAETGAPAVRNGYGLSEVGMLLGDTQGTETRSGPGWMSGTIPGFDTFLADRDGQPVAEGSPGLIAVRQPRHQMSSGYENAPELWAHRWRGDVFLTEDRAVTDADGRWQILGRDDDMIIASGHNISPVEVENALLQHPAVADAAAVAYEDPGRGGVVRAVVVRVDDSGDNSDLVTQLKQLVAQRVGPYAAPKVVDFLPDLPRTEVGKLRRAAVRDLPTT
- a CDS encoding MFS transporter, yielding MKVIDDLEVTRVEPRKVAFASFVGTAIEWYDFFIFGTAAALIFGKAFFPSLSPLSGTLAAFATFGVAFVSRPAGAIVFGHFGDRIGRKKMLVFSLVLMGSSTVAIGLIPTYGVIGLAAPVLLVLARLAQGFAVGGEWGGAVLMAVEHAPREKRAFYGSWPQAGVPAGLVLATLAFLLVEQLPEDQVQAWGWRLPFLASAGLVAVGMYVRLKVVESPEFENVKRDKKIADFPILAVLRGEKRALGVGILTQAASLVPFYLVTVFVLSYGPKELGISRQTILLSILVACVLDIVSVPYASMIADRIGARKMLIYGSLYMAAIAYPFFWLLSTGAGAAVLVAMILIITIGHAVTYSAVAGYVTALFPPEVRYTGASVAYQFGGVVFSAPAPFIAVAIAAETDGSWALAAYIAAACAITVLVLTLTKTAKVNH
- a CDS encoding SDR family NAD(P)-dependent oxidoreductase, producing MNENDNEDLRVALVSGGSRGIGAAVTIGLTERGCRVGCTYRTGRDEAEKLTADAPEQVLPIHFDLHDDTTAASAVERVVSHWGRLDSLILNAGQWSGGRLAETKPAAWWSVIETNLRGTVALARAALPHLANGTSPSIVLVSSVVGVIGHPGDTAYASAKSAMVGFGRSLAKEVARDGIRVNILAPGFVATDMTDAVPASARRRIEQDTVLGRFGTVDEIAKAAVFLSEDATFCTGSVLTVDGGWAL
- a CDS encoding acyl-CoA dehydrogenase family protein encodes the protein MTATLTHSVGITESEYLALRDRIFEAIWSELDPLERRIEDEEQVPHDIVMPILTRIGALGLLVPREYGGSGLSIAQYLPIIAEFAKVQGGLRVIVHVHNSFAHALSEIGNEQQRAAVLPGAATGRDSVAFALTEPGFGTGADLGSTAVRNGDEYVITGEKWLITNSDIASHFIVFAKTTDSEVSAFLVPRNTEGLSIAALPETMGCKGTEHGRVTLDSVRVPATALVGAEGQGNEHLERALEISRVFIAASSLGTSERALELSIAHAKSRVTFGKPIGTRQAIQRYLAEMATDVYALRGILADAARKWDAGERIPAEASMCKLFGLEAVGRVTDRALLVHGGIGYTRAHPIERLYRDARLNWLEEGTPTIQYLVAASQLLDGYAYSDAFESSPRP
- a CDS encoding TetR/AcrR family transcriptional regulator; its protein translation is MSDKYDANRDRVLQVAAELFAKSGYHGTGIADLGTAVGLGRGALYHYIGSKEAILYEISSRQLAQMNTVADELALSEADPEKRLRGLARALMRNIAEHRAEWTVFFREYHALTDERRDRIIAERERYESHWRNALEQGIRDGDFRVLPRLMVKGLLGMFNYSYLWITPGGAETPEEIADEFLDAVIIGMRA
- a CDS encoding ester cyclase, translated to MSHQHGVHAVENFWARVWQSPQDPHAIDELVVENFVIVTGGETIRGRADFKEWVLRFQSTVEDLEFIPVETFQNEDGSRVASLWEMTGRNRGFMGTEPDGQPIHLTGTAVWNVRADGMLESNRVERNAWELHRRLTA
- a CDS encoding Glu/Leu/Phe/Val family dehydrogenase encodes the protein MTLTAERHDTAPLQNAGVFERTDFPTDTAHEQVTFFQDPATGLKAIVAIHDTTLGPALGGTRFYPYADEAAALKDVLRLSRGMTYKSAIAGVDLGGGKAVIIGDPATAKSEALLEAYARFVQTLGGRYITAGDVGTNSDDLDVMGRATDHVVGRNTAAGGSGDSAPMTALGVFQGMRAGAQQKWGTPSLAGRVVGVEGVGKVGYQLIKLLLADGASVVATDVNVAALDRVASDFPDVKIASSVIDQELDVYAPCAMGATLTDESVAAITAQVICGAANNQLAHPIVEHDLDDRGITWVPDYVANGGGLIQVAGERLGTSADDVRAQVEKIFATVVQILDIAKRDGILAGAAADAVAEARIAGAR